The following are from one region of the Mauremys reevesii isolate NIE-2019 linkage group 2, ASM1616193v1, whole genome shotgun sequence genome:
- the C2H8orf88 gene encoding uncharacterized protein C8orf88 homolog isoform X4 — MLKTMDTKKLIGKSLQPARPARHLSSQHASTITFNFQPEFPCSTQWYEATGMQVLNQTVIPSQSECQESETKKKRIKYSRDFLLKLSSVSLSQKKPEFLPDHPIVLEKPIQGTKATLNWYKWHSRRKSCTNQDRPCFSRWMMGGACKSLDGHL, encoded by the exons ATGTTAAAGACAATGGACACTAAAAAACTGATTGGTAAATCCCTTCAGCCAGCAAGACCTGCACGCCACCTGTCTTCACAGCATG CTTCAACAATTACTTTCAACTTCCAACCTGAATTTCCATGCAGCACTCAA TGGTATGAGGCTACTGGAATGCAGGTCTTAAATCAAACTGTGATCCCTAGTCAATCAGAGTGCCAGGAGTCTGAAACCAAGAAAA AAAGAATTAAATACAGCAGAGATTTCCTCTTGAAGCTTTCAAGTGTTTCGCTCTCTCAAAAGAAGCCGGAATTTCTTCCTGATCATCCTATTGTACTTGAAAAACCA ATACAAGGAACAAAGGCCACCTTAAACTGGTATAAATGGCATTCAAGAAGAAAGTCTTGTACAAATCAGGATAGACCATGTTTCTCAAG
- the C2H8orf88 gene encoding uncharacterized protein C8orf88 homolog isoform X10, translating to MLKTMDTKKLIGKSLQPARPARHLSSQHASTITFNFQPEFPCSTQVCLHSEVSWWYEATGMQVLNQTVIPSQSECQESETKKKRIKYSRDFLLKLSSVSLSQKKPEFLPDHPIVLEKPVWSDELS from the exons ATGTTAAAGACAATGGACACTAAAAAACTGATTGGTAAATCCCTTCAGCCAGCAAGACCTGCACGCCACCTGTCTTCACAGCATG CTTCAACAATTACTTTCAACTTCCAACCTGAATTTCCATGCAGCACTCAAGTATGTTTACATAGTGAAGTTAGCTGG TGGTATGAGGCTACTGGAATGCAGGTCTTAAATCAAACTGTGATCCCTAGTCAATCAGAGTGCCAGGAGTCTGAAACCAAGAAAA AAAGAATTAAATACAGCAGAGATTTCCTCTTGAAGCTTTCAAGTGTTTCGCTCTCTCAAAAGAAGCCGGAATTTCTTCCTGATCATCCTATTGTACTTGAAAAACCA
- the C2H8orf88 gene encoding uncharacterized protein C8orf88 homolog isoform X8, translating into MLKTMDTKKLIGKSLQPARPARHLSSQHASTITFNFQPEFPCSTQVCLHSEVSWWYEATGMQVLNQTVIPSQSECQESETKKKRIKYSRDFLLKLSSVSLSQKKPEFLPDHPIVLEKPEKNILLPYVRNDRSF; encoded by the exons ATGTTAAAGACAATGGACACTAAAAAACTGATTGGTAAATCCCTTCAGCCAGCAAGACCTGCACGCCACCTGTCTTCACAGCATG CTTCAACAATTACTTTCAACTTCCAACCTGAATTTCCATGCAGCACTCAAGTATGTTTACATAGTGAAGTTAGCTGG TGGTATGAGGCTACTGGAATGCAGGTCTTAAATCAAACTGTGATCCCTAGTCAATCAGAGTGCCAGGAGTCTGAAACCAAGAAAA AAAGAATTAAATACAGCAGAGATTTCCTCTTGAAGCTTTCAAGTGTTTCGCTCTCTCAAAAGAAGCCGGAATTTCTTCCTGATCATCCTATTGTACTTGAAAAACCA gaaaaaaatattttattgccTTATGTAAGAAATGACAGGTCCTTTTGA
- the C2H8orf88 gene encoding uncharacterized protein C8orf88 homolog isoform X9: protein MLKTMDTKKLIGKSLQPARPARHLSSQHASTITFNFQPEFPCSTQVCLHSEVSWWYEATGMQVLNQTVIPSQSECQESETKKKRIKYSRDFLLKLSSVSLSQKKPEFLPDHPIVLEKPKTLASENL from the exons ATGTTAAAGACAATGGACACTAAAAAACTGATTGGTAAATCCCTTCAGCCAGCAAGACCTGCACGCCACCTGTCTTCACAGCATG CTTCAACAATTACTTTCAACTTCCAACCTGAATTTCCATGCAGCACTCAAGTATGTTTACATAGTGAAGTTAGCTGG TGGTATGAGGCTACTGGAATGCAGGTCTTAAATCAAACTGTGATCCCTAGTCAATCAGAGTGCCAGGAGTCTGAAACCAAGAAAA AAAGAATTAAATACAGCAGAGATTTCCTCTTGAAGCTTTCAAGTGTTTCGCTCTCTCAAAAGAAGCCGGAATTTCTTCCTGATCATCCTATTGTACTTGAAAAACCA
- the C2H8orf88 gene encoding uncharacterized protein C8orf88 homolog isoform X11: MLKTMDTKKLIGKSLQPARPARHLSSQHASTITFNFQPEFPCSTQVCLHSEVSWWYEATGMQVLNQTVIPSQSECQESETKKKRIKYSRDFLLKLSSVSLSQKKPEFLPDHPIVLEKPEAC, from the exons ATGTTAAAGACAATGGACACTAAAAAACTGATTGGTAAATCCCTTCAGCCAGCAAGACCTGCACGCCACCTGTCTTCACAGCATG CTTCAACAATTACTTTCAACTTCCAACCTGAATTTCCATGCAGCACTCAAGTATGTTTACATAGTGAAGTTAGCTGG TGGTATGAGGCTACTGGAATGCAGGTCTTAAATCAAACTGTGATCCCTAGTCAATCAGAGTGCCAGGAGTCTGAAACCAAGAAAA AAAGAATTAAATACAGCAGAGATTTCCTCTTGAAGCTTTCAAGTGTTTCGCTCTCTCAAAAGAAGCCGGAATTTCTTCCTGATCATCCTATTGTACTTGAAAAACCA
- the C2H8orf88 gene encoding uncharacterized protein C8orf88 homolog isoform X1, producing the protein MLKTMDTKKLIGKSLQPARPARHLSSQHASTITFNFQPEFPCSTQVCLHSEVSWWYEATGMQVLNQTVIPSQSECQESETKKKRIKYSRDFLLKLSSVSLSQKKPEFLPDHPIVLEKPIQGTKATLNWYKWHSRRKSCTNQDRPCFSRWMMGGACKSLDGHL; encoded by the exons ATGTTAAAGACAATGGACACTAAAAAACTGATTGGTAAATCCCTTCAGCCAGCAAGACCTGCACGCCACCTGTCTTCACAGCATG CTTCAACAATTACTTTCAACTTCCAACCTGAATTTCCATGCAGCACTCAAGTATGTTTACATAGTGAAGTTAGCTGG TGGTATGAGGCTACTGGAATGCAGGTCTTAAATCAAACTGTGATCCCTAGTCAATCAGAGTGCCAGGAGTCTGAAACCAAGAAAA AAAGAATTAAATACAGCAGAGATTTCCTCTTGAAGCTTTCAAGTGTTTCGCTCTCTCAAAAGAAGCCGGAATTTCTTCCTGATCATCCTATTGTACTTGAAAAACCA ATACAAGGAACAAAGGCCACCTTAAACTGGTATAAATGGCATTCAAGAAGAAAGTCTTGTACAAATCAGGATAGACCATGTTTCTCAAG